A genomic window from Brassica oleracea var. oleracea cultivar TO1000 chromosome C8, BOL, whole genome shotgun sequence includes:
- the LOC106312122 gene encoding putative SOS response-associated peptidase YoqW isoform X1: MCGRARCTLRPEDVRRACHRHGSTARFLHLECYRPSYNVAPGSYMPVLRRDKDGVAVHCMKWGLVPGFTKKTDKPDFFKMFNARSESVAEKASFRRLLPKNRCLVAVDGFYEWKKEGSKKQPYYIHFKDERPLVFAALFDSWQNSGVTLFCAGETLYTFTILTTASSSALDWLHDRMPVILGDKDSVDTWLDDPSASKLQPLLAPYEKSDLVWYPVTSAIGKLSFDGPECIQQIPLKASQNSLISKFFSAKQPKTEERDKETIPAGPKEEPLLEGVLVSDSNDDEIKQVDEEKAEALVGESSAIASHPESVKKEVEEGTYGEGESVETGGLELTGKSSGRKRDYELFSAQEKPWKQQQSVVVRLQDDKSCGKHGRKKQGKGNSKETQSTLHFFFDEK; the protein is encoded by the exons ATGTGCGGCAGGGCTCGCTGTACTCTGAGACCTGAAGATGTCCGCAGGGCTTGTCACCGCCATGGCTCTACTGCCCGTTTTCTTCATCTTGAATG TTATCGTCCTTCTTACAATGTTGCTCCGGGATCTTATATGCCGGTTCTGCGGAGAGACAAAGATGGTGTTGCTGTTCACTGTATGAAGTGGGGATTAGTCCCTGGCTTCACTAAGAAAACTGATAAGCCTGATTTCTTCAAAATG TTTAATGCTCGGTCTGAATCGGTAGCTGAGAAAGCATCTTTTCGTCGATTGCTTCCAAAGAATAGGTGCCTTGTTGCAGTTGATGG GTTCTATGAGTGGAAAAAGGAAGGCTCAAAAAAGCAACCCTACTACATCCATTTTAAGGATGAGAGGCCTTTGGTGTTTGCTGCTCTTTTTGATTCTTGGCAGAATTCAGGAG TTACTCTTTTCTGTGCAGGTGAGACACTTTATACCTTCACGATTCTGACAACCGCTTCCTCCTCAGCTTTGGATTGGCTCCATG ACAGAATGCCAGTAATTCTGGGTGACAAGGATTCAGTCGATACATGGTTAGATGATCCCTCAGCGTCGAAACTGCAGCCATTACTTGCACCTTATGAAAAATCGGATTTG GTATGGTATCCAGTAACCTCTGCAATTGGTAAACTATCTTTTGATGGACCAGAGTGTATTCAACAG ATACCGTTAAAGGCCTCACAAAACAGTTTGATCTCCAAGTTTTTCTCAGCAAAGCAGCCAAAAACAGAAGAAAGAGACAAAGAAACCATCCCAGCTGGTCCGAAAGAGGAACCTTTACTTGAAGGGGTCCTAGTCTCGGATAGCAATGATGATGAAATTAAACAAGTGGATGAGGAGAAAGCGGAAGCATTAGTTGGAGAAAGCTCAGCCATTGCATCTCATCCTGAATCTGTAAAGAAGGAAGTTGAGGAGGGTACATATGGAGAAGGTGAATCCGTGGAGACTGGTGGCTTAGAGTTAACCGGGAAGTCGAGTGGGAGAAAGCGAGATTATGAGTTATTTTCAGCTCAAGAAAAGCCATGGAAACAACAACAGTCTGTTGTTGTGAGGTTGCAAGATGATAAAAGCTGTGGGAAACACGGAAGGAAGAAGCAAGGAAAAGGAAACTCTAAGGAGACGCAGTCTACGTTACATTTCTTTTTCGATGAGAAGTAG
- the LOC106312122 gene encoding putative SOS response-associated peptidase YoqW isoform X2, translating to MCGRARCTLRPEDVRRACHRHGSTARFLHLECYRPSYNVAPGSYMPVLRRDKDGVAVHCMKWGLVPGFTKKTDKPDFFKMFNARSESVAEKASFRRLLPKNRCLVAVDGFYEWKKEGSKKQPYYIHFKDERPLVFAALFDSWQNSGGETLYTFTILTTASSSALDWLHDRMPVILGDKDSVDTWLDDPSASKLQPLLAPYEKSDLVWYPVTSAIGKLSFDGPECIQQIPLKASQNSLISKFFSAKQPKTEERDKETIPAGPKEEPLLEGVLVSDSNDDEIKQVDEEKAEALVGESSAIASHPESVKKEVEEGTYGEGESVETGGLELTGKSSGRKRDYELFSAQEKPWKQQQSVVVRLQDDKSCGKHGRKKQGKGNSKETQSTLHFFFDEK from the exons ATGTGCGGCAGGGCTCGCTGTACTCTGAGACCTGAAGATGTCCGCAGGGCTTGTCACCGCCATGGCTCTACTGCCCGTTTTCTTCATCTTGAATG TTATCGTCCTTCTTACAATGTTGCTCCGGGATCTTATATGCCGGTTCTGCGGAGAGACAAAGATGGTGTTGCTGTTCACTGTATGAAGTGGGGATTAGTCCCTGGCTTCACTAAGAAAACTGATAAGCCTGATTTCTTCAAAATG TTTAATGCTCGGTCTGAATCGGTAGCTGAGAAAGCATCTTTTCGTCGATTGCTTCCAAAGAATAGGTGCCTTGTTGCAGTTGATGG GTTCTATGAGTGGAAAAAGGAAGGCTCAAAAAAGCAACCCTACTACATCCATTTTAAGGATGAGAGGCCTTTGGTGTTTGCTGCTCTTTTTGATTCTTGGCAGAATTCAGGAG GTGAGACACTTTATACCTTCACGATTCTGACAACCGCTTCCTCCTCAGCTTTGGATTGGCTCCATG ACAGAATGCCAGTAATTCTGGGTGACAAGGATTCAGTCGATACATGGTTAGATGATCCCTCAGCGTCGAAACTGCAGCCATTACTTGCACCTTATGAAAAATCGGATTTG GTATGGTATCCAGTAACCTCTGCAATTGGTAAACTATCTTTTGATGGACCAGAGTGTATTCAACAG ATACCGTTAAAGGCCTCACAAAACAGTTTGATCTCCAAGTTTTTCTCAGCAAAGCAGCCAAAAACAGAAGAAAGAGACAAAGAAACCATCCCAGCTGGTCCGAAAGAGGAACCTTTACTTGAAGGGGTCCTAGTCTCGGATAGCAATGATGATGAAATTAAACAAGTGGATGAGGAGAAAGCGGAAGCATTAGTTGGAGAAAGCTCAGCCATTGCATCTCATCCTGAATCTGTAAAGAAGGAAGTTGAGGAGGGTACATATGGAGAAGGTGAATCCGTGGAGACTGGTGGCTTAGAGTTAACCGGGAAGTCGAGTGGGAGAAAGCGAGATTATGAGTTATTTTCAGCTCAAGAAAAGCCATGGAAACAACAACAGTCTGTTGTTGTGAGGTTGCAAGATGATAAAAGCTGTGGGAAACACGGAAGGAAGAAGCAAGGAAAAGGAAACTCTAAGGAGACGCAGTCTACGTTACATTTCTTTTTCGATGAGAAGTAG
- the LOC106310932 gene encoding E3 ubiquitin-protein ligase TRAF7, translating into MFAEADSIPRAKYGNMMHSDPNLTSTTTQQTEEEYGVRNSSASAVGTGMYDRMSCEGSPMMMSPWNQANPFAQTQWSNVEENLPQNGLIGSLVREEGHIYSLAATKDLLYTGSDSKNIRVWKNLKEFSAFKCNSGLVKAIVISGEKIFTGHQDGKIRVWKVSPKNQSLHKRSGTLPTLKDIFKASLKPRNYVEVKKNRTALWIKHADAISCLSLNDEQGLLYSASWDRTIKVWRISDSKCLESIPAHDDAVNSVVSTTEAIVFSGSADGTVKAWKREQKGKYTKHTLMQTLTKQESAVTALAVSKNGAAVYFGSSDGLVNFWEREKQLNYGGVLKGHKLAVLCLEVAGSLVFSGSADKTICVWKRDANIHTCLSVLTGHTGPVKCLAVEADREVSEHKDKKWIVYSGSLDKSVKVWGVSESFIDMNQIGMMHQQQQQQVISHSEPFMSEGSVSSSTGGASSHRRH; encoded by the coding sequence ATGTTCGCCGAAGCTGATAGTATTCCTAGAGCAAAATATGGCAATATGATGCATTCTGATCCGAATCTCACCTCCACAACGACTCAACAAACAGAGGAAGAGTACGGCGTACGCAACAGCAGTGCATCTGCGGTTGGCACAGGCATGTACGATAGAATGAGCTGCGAAGGTTCTCCAATGATGATGTCTCCTTGGAACCAAGCGAATCCATTTGCTCAAACCCAATGGTCTAACGTTGAAGAAAATCTACCTCAGAACGGCCTTATTGGCTCGCTTGTTCGCGAAGAAGGCCACATCTATTCTTTAGCGGCCACGAAAGATCTTCTCTACACCGGTTCCGACAGCAAAAACATACGCGTGTGGAAGAATCTGAAGGAGTTCAGCGCATTTAAATGCAACAGTGGGTTGGTAAAGGCCATTGTGATTTCAGGGGAGAAAATCTTCACGGGTCACCAGGACGGTAAGATCCGCGTTTGGAAAGTATCTCCAAAGAACCAAAGCTTGCACAAACGGTCTGGCACGCTGCCTACTCTGAAGGATATTTTCAAGGCCTCTCTCAAACCGAGAAACTACGTTGAGGTGAAGAAGAACCGCACCGCGCTTTGGATCAAGCATGCAGATGCTATCTCTTGTCTGAGCTTAAATGACGAACAAGGGCTGTTGTATTCAGCGTCGTGGGATCGAACCATCAAGGTGTGGAGAATCTCTGATTCGAAATGTCTAGAATCGATCCCAGCTCACGATGATGCTGTGAACTCAGTGGTGTCAACAACCGAAGCGATTGTTTTCTCCGGATCAGCTGATGGAACAGTAAAAGCATGGAAACGTGAGCAAAAAGGAAAATACACAAAACACACGCTCATGCAGACGTTGACAAAGCAAGAAAGTGCAGTCACTGCTTTGGCTGTGAGTAAGAATGGTGCTGCTGTGTACTTTGGTTCGAGTGACGGTTTGGTGAATTTTTGGGAGAGAGAGAAGCAGTTGAACTACGGTGGTGTTTTGAAAGGACACAAGCTTGCTGTTCTTTGCCTTGAAGTTGCCGGCAGCCTTGTCTTTAGTGGATCTGCTGATAAGACAATATGTGTGTGGAAGAGAGATGCAAATATTCATACATGTCTTTCTGTGCTTACTGGTCACACAGGTCCTGTAAAATGTTTGGCGGTAGAAGCAGACCGTGAAGTGTCGGAACATAAAGACAAAAAATGGATTGTATATAGTGGAAGTCTGGATAAGTCGGTAAAAGTTTGGGGAGTTTCAGAATCTTTCATTGACATGAACCAAATCGGCATGATGCACCAGCAACAACAACAACAGGTCATATCGCATTCGGAGCCTTTTATGTCCGAGGGCAGTGTCTCTTCGTCCACTGGTGGAGCCAGCAGTCATCGGAGACATTAA
- the LOC106309241 gene encoding uncharacterized protein LOC106309241, which yields MAPPVGNNYLNVYLLTRLNQTCYIATRIQFNKNLTDHSKVEEAYAEGKKQLEVVERVVKVYLAYPPKTKNIMELKLQ from the exons ATGGCACCACCGGTTGGTAACAATTATCTCAACGTGTATCTGCTCACAAGGCTTAACCAAACATGTTATATAGCGACAAGG ATACAATTTAACAAGAATCTCACTGATCATTCTAAGGTGGAGGAGGCTTATGCTGAAGGTAAGAAGCAGCTGGAGGTTGTAGAGAGGGTGGTGAAGGTTTACTTGGCATATCCTCCCAAGACCAAGAACATCATGGAACTCAAGCTTCAGTAG
- the LOC106309645 gene encoding probable E3 ubiquitin-protein ligase RNF144A-A has protein sequence MATRTDTAPVFDLNDFPRDIDQEDSDCYIFSAPLSSRGSTKREAISVESYDRDRSLRIKSEPPIFIDLDQYNGGEDDDDDDLRILRFPPPARKFLETGQSSNSKKPRRRPVAFFDCEICVESKPTVESFQISGCPHSYCSDCVSRYIAAKLQDNLLSIGCPVSGCTGRLEPDQCRPILPREVFDRWGDALCEAVVMRSKRFYCPYKDCSALVFLDEGQDGGDMKESECPHCNRLVCAACGTQWHPEITCEEFQKLADNERGRDDILLKKMAESHKWARCPSCKFYIEKSQGCLYMKCRCGLAFCYNCGTPSRDHTHYCYSCKR, from the exons ATGGCGACACGAACGGACACTGCACCTGTCTTCGATCTCAATGACTTCCCCAGAGACATAGACCAAGAAGATAGCGACTGTTACATCTTCTCCGCCCCTCTCTCCTCCCGCGGCTCCACAAAACGCGAAGCCATCTCCGTCGAGAGTTACGACCGTGATCGCAGCCTCAGAATCAAATCCGAACCGCCAATCTTCATAGATCTCGATCAATACAACGGCGGAGAAGATGACGACGACGACGATCTCAGAATCCTCCGTTTCCCTCCACCAGCTCGCAAATTTCTAGAGACAGGCCAGTCCTCGAACAGCAAGAAGCCCCGGAGAAGGCCCGTGGCCTTCTTCGACTGCGAGATTTGCGTCGAATCAAAACCAACGGTCGAGTCGTTTCAAATCAGCGGGTGCCCTCACTCCTACTGCAGCGATTGCGTCTCCAGATACATCGCCGCTAAATTACAAGACAACCTGCTCTCCATCGGCTGCCCTGTCTCCGGCTGTACGGGGCGGCTCGAGCCGGATCAGTGCCGTCCCATCCTGCCGCGGGAGGTTTTCGATCGGTGGGGAGACGCTCTCTGCGAGGCCGTGGTGATGCGTTCCAAGAGGTTCTACTGTCCGTACAAGGACTGCTCTGCTCTGGTTTTCTTGGACGAGGGCCAAGACGGCGGCGATATGAAGGAATCCGAGTGTCCTCATTGTAATAGACTGGTGTGTGCGGCGTGCGGGACGCAGTGGCATCCCGAGATAACCTGCGAGGAGTTTCAGAAGCTGGCTGATAACGAAAGAGGAAGAGATGACATTTTACTGAAGAAAATGGCGGAGTCTCACAAATGGGCGAGATGCCCTTCTTGCAAATTCTACATTGAGAAGTCTCAAGGTTGCTTATACATGAAGTGCAG GTGTGGGTTGGCTTTTTGCTACAACTGTGGAACACCATCTAGGGACCATACTCATTATTGTTATAGTTGCAAGCGTTGA
- the LOC106310359 gene encoding protein IQ-DOMAIN 1 — translation MGKGWLACVSVSCLSSGKDKKQQKPEKEKKKWSGKQKSRESIEFSEERTSLIDPSSSSITRPSPHPPPLPDVAPQPLLPPPSPPPPPPLLHPLPASASSEGYGGSKEAKTRQALALASAVAAEAAVVAAHAAAEVVRLTNTTSTNQVRESKEEAAAIKIQNAYRCYKASRTLRMLRGMARLKTLLQGKYVKRQMNAMLSSMQTLTRLQAQIQERRNRLSEENKARQRLIQQKGHQKEQHKNQSLIIAGDFDSTNRSKEQIKAKFVNRKEASVRRERALAYAYSHQQTWRSSSKLPHQTLMDANTPHWGWSWIERWMASRPWDPQSNDGQASLKNSLKPETSIKISPARSKPSQKAIQWPTNNDSKGLKSEGTNHMHRHSIGGGSSTNVKDGESVGSSSSRRSSFGSAEAGNSKASGETTRNLSNPQPLKKSKASVETTKNMVNAQATKSKASAGTTLNLASTQALKSKVNVGSASNLDLQKKKVVSDKNKPPQMVLPKKRLSSSTSLGSGTKVSGSDKATTSAANGDKKRRNGGSR, via the exons ATGGGAAAAGGCTGGTTGGCATGTGTCTCGGTCTCGTGTTTATCATCAGGAAAAGACAAAAAACAACAA AAACCAGAGAAAGAGAAGAAGAAATGGTCTGGGAAACAAAAGAGTAGAGAATCCATTGAATTCTCTGAGGAGAGGACTTCTCTTATTGACCCTTCATCTTCATCTATAACTCGGCCGTCTCCTCATCCTCCTCCCTTGCCGGATGTCGCTCCTCAGCCATTGTTGCCACCACCATCCCCTCCTCCTCCTCCTCCTCTTCTCCATCCTCTTCCGGCATCTGCCAGCAGTGAAGGATATGGTGGTTCCAAAGAAGCAAAGACTAGACAAGCTCTGGCCCTCGCATCGGCTGTTGCAGCCGAAGCAGCTGTGGTGGCTGCGCATGCTGCGGCGGAGGTTGTACGTCTCACGAACACGACATCCACAAATCAAGTTAGGGAATCAAAGGAGGAAGCTGCCGCAATCAAGATCCAAAATGCGTATAGATGTTACAAG GCAAGTCGAACTCTACGCATGCTGCGAGGAATGGCCAGACTCAAGACACTTCTGCAAGGAAAATACGTCAAAAGACAGATGAACGCGATGCTTAGCTCAATGCAGACACTTACACGTTTACAGGCACAGATTCAAGAGAGGAGGAATCGGTTGTCTGAAGAGAACAAAGCTCGTCAGAGGCTCATTCAGCAGAAGGGTCACCAAAAAGAACAACACAAGAATCAGAGTTTG ATTATCGCTGGAGATTTTGATTCCACCAATAGATCAAAGGAACAAATCAAAGCAAAGTTTGTGAATCGAAAAGAAGCTTCTGTAAGACGTGAAAGGGCCTTGGCGTATGCTTATAGTCATCAG CAAACGTGGAGAAGTTCTTCAAAACTTCCACACCAGACGCTGATGGACGCAAACACTCCACATTGGGGTTGGAGTTGGATTGAGCGGTGGATGGCTTCTCGTCCGTGGGATCCTCAATCCAACGACGGTCAGGCCTCCCTCAAAAACTCTCTCAAGCCCGAAACCTCCATCAAGATTTCTCCAGCCAGATCTAAACCTAGCCAAAAAGCTATCCAGTGGCCGACAAACAACGATTCCAAGGGCTTGAAGAGCGAAGGGACTAACCACATGCACAGGCACAGCATCGGTGGTGGGTCATCTACAAATGTCAAAGATGGTGAGAGCGTTGGTAGCTCTTCGTCACGCAGAAGTTCCTTTGGTAGTGCGGAAGCTGGGAACTCCAAGGCTAGTGGAGAAACAACAAGGAACTTGAGTAACCCACAACCGTTGAAGAAATCCAAGGCTAGTGTAGAAACAACAAAAAACATGGTTAATGCGCAAGCTACGAAATCAAAAGCTAGCGCGGGAACAACACTTAACTTGGCTAGCACGCAAGCTTTGAAATCCAAGGTTAATGTCGGATCAGCGAGCAACTTGGACTTGCAAAAGAAGAAGGTTGTGTCTGATAAAAATAAACCTCCGCAAATGGTATTGCCTAAGAAGAGGCTTTCGTCTTCTACTTCTCTTGGGTCAGGGACGAAGGTGTCCGGTTCAGACAAAGCAACAACAAGCGCTGCAAATGGAGACAAAAAGAGAAGAAACGGTGGTAGCCGTTAA
- the LOC106307351 gene encoding phosphatidylinositol 4-phosphate 5-kinase 3 encodes MQEAVFLFSEENLNKGQSSGGRSGGATKYKQSSRRVVPTTNCELSDGKAEIRIVEKVLKNGDLYNGGLSAGVPHGTGKYLWSDGCMYEGEWTRGKASGKGRFSWPSGATYEGQFKDGRMDGEGTFIGIDGDTYRGHWLWGRKHGYGEKRYANGDVYQGNWKANLQDGNGRYVWSDGNEYVGEWKNGVISGKGIMTWANGNRYEGMWENGAPVGKGVLSWNEEKTSNNNQFGGWGRKNKKKDDEIVQQQKLSSVETLSKTTNFPRICISELEDSNACDNVEAGSMLSPYTSESDTGDNASGCGEYEWARSPLLLESGGAMSSQQSPRWLDEGDVKKPGYTVTAGHKSYDLMLNLQLGIRYSVGKHASVLRELRHCDFDPKDKQWTRFPPEGSKCTPPHQSIDFKWKDYCPIVFRHLRELFTIDPADYMLAICGDESLREFSSPGKSGSSFYLTQDERFMIKTMKKSEIKVLLKMLPNYYEHVSKYKNSLVTKFFGVHCVKPVGGQKTRFIVMGNLFCSEYRIHKRFDLKGSSHGRTIDKDEGEIDETTTLKDLDLKYVFRLETSWFHAFINQIDIDCEFLEAERIMDYSLLIGLHFRESCLRDDISLGIGRRDQEDKLMRGYNSLPNMDSVTQTCNGPLIRLGESTPAKAEQVSRFEEEAWEDDSIDNSNPKNTRKEVVDVILYFGIIDILQDYDITKKLEHAYKSLHADPTSISAVDPKLYSKRFRDFINKIFVEDK; translated from the exons ATGCAAGAGGCTGTATTCCTCTTCAGTGAGGAGAATCTAAACAAGGGGCAATCCTCAGGGGGTCGTAGCGGCGGGGCCACCAAATATAAACAGAGTTCCCGTCGCGTGGTCCCCACAACAAACTGCGAGCTGAGTGACGGGAAGGCCGAGATTAGAATAGTAGAGAAAGTTTTGAAGAACGGTGACCTCTACAACGGAGGCTTATCGGCGGGGGTGCCTCACGGTACAGGGAAGTATCTGTGGTCGGATGGCTGCATGTACGAAGGGGAATGGACACGTGGCAAAGCGAGTGGGAAAGGGCGTTTTTCTTGGCCGTCTGGAGCTACCTACGAGGGTCAGTTCAAGGATGGTCGAATGGACGGGGAGGGAACGTTCATAGGAATCGACGGCGATACTTACAGAGGGCACTGGCTCTGGGGGAGAAAGCATGGCTACGGAGAGAAGAGGTACGCGAACGGCGACGTTTATCAAGGGAACTGGAAGGCTAATCTGCAAGACGGTAACGGACGTTATGTGTGGAGCGATGGGAATGAGTACGTGGGAGAGTGGAAGAACGGTGTTATCTCTGGGAAAGGGATCATGACTTGGGCTAACGGAAACCGTTACGAAGGGATGTGGGAAAACGGAGCTCCGGTTGGGAAAGGGGTTTTGAGTTGGAACGAGGAGAAGACAAGTAATAATAATCAGTTCGGTGGGTGGGGGAGGAAGAACAAAAAGAAAGACGATGAGATTGTGCAGCAGCAAAAGCTCTCTTCGGTAGAAACTTTGTCAAAGACTACCAACTTTCCGCGGATTTGTATATCGGAGCTGGAGGATTCAAACGCGTGTGATAATGTAGAGGCGGGGTCGATGTTGAGTCCGTACACGAGCGAGTCAGATACAGGTGATAACGCGAGCGGATGTGGAGAGTATGAGTGGGCAAGGAGCCCTTTGCTTTTGGAGAGTGGTGGTGCCATGAGTTCGCAGCAAAGTCCGAGATGGCTGGACGAAGGGGATGTTAAGAAACCGGGGTATACAGTTACTGCCGGACATAAAAGCTATGATTTGATGTTGAATCTACAGCTTGGCATCAGATATTCTGTTGGCAAACATGCTTCGGTTTTGAGGGAGCTTAGGCATTGTGATTTTGATCCCAAGGATAAACAATGGACCAGGTTCCCGCCCGAAGGATCTAAGTGTACACCTCCCCATCAGTCCATCGATTTTAAATGGAAAGACTACTGCCCCATTGTGTTTAG GCATCTAAGAGAGTTATTTACTATAGACCCAGCGGATTACATGCTCGCTATTTGTGGAGATGAATCTCTTCGGGAATTTTCTTCTCCTGGAAAGAGTGGAAGCTCCTTCTACCTGACTCAAGACGAACGCTTCATGATTAAAACCATGAAGAAATCTGAAATAAAG GTGTTGCTTAAGATGCTCCCAAATTATTATGAGCATGTCTCGAAGTACAAAAACTCATTGGTCACCAAGTTTTTTGGCGTGCATTGTGTCAAACCAGTAGGGGGGCAAAAG ACTCGGTTCATAGTGATGGGAAATCTATTTTGTTCGGAGTATCGTATACACAAACGGTTTGACCTGAAAGGTTCATCGCATGGCCGTACGATTGACAAGGATGAAGGTGAAATCGACGAGACCACAACACTCAAAGACTTGGATCTCAAGTATGTCTTTCGACTCGAGACCTCGTGGTTTCATGCCTTTATCAACCAAATCGACATCGACTGTGAGTTTCTTGAAGCTGAGCGGATTATGGATTATAGTCTCTTAATTGGTCTCCATTTCCGGGAATCTTGCTTGCGTGACGATATTTCCTTGGGGATCG GTCGAAGAGATCAGGAAGACAAATTGATGAGAGGATATAATTCGCTTCCGAATATGGACTCTGTCACGCAGACTTG TAATGGACCATTAATTAGACTTGGGGAAAGTACACCCGCAAAAGCAGAGCAGGTGAGCAGATTTGAGGAAGAAGCGTGGGAAGATGACAGCATTGACAACTCAAATCCAAAGAATACAAGGAAGGAGGTTGTTGACGTGATCCTGTACTTCGGTATTATTGATATTCTTCAAGACTATGATATCACCAAAAAGTTAGAGCACGCCTACAAGTCACTCCATGCAGATCCCACTTCTATATCAGCTGTTGATCCCAAGCTTTATTCCAAAAGGTTTAGAGACTTTATAAACAAGATATTTGTTGAAGACAAATGA
- the LOC106312121 gene encoding suppressor of mec-8 and unc-52 protein homolog 2, whose product MSSSKSNYKEKIAAARRKEEKSEESDSLKYRDRAKERRENQNPDYDPSELGSFHAVAPPGAVDIRAADALKLSIENSKYLGGDVEHTHLVKGLDYALLNKVRSEIDKKPDAEDDGGSGKASAPKEDQRVTFRTAAAKSVYQWIVKPQTIIKSNELFLPGRMTFVYDMEGGYTHDIPTTLYRSKADCPLPDELVTVNVDGSVLDRIAKIMTYLRLGSTGKVLKKKKKEKDGKGKTSTIAHGYDEDNNQSKIENGSKNIIQREVLPPPPPPPLPAGINHMDLSNKEEVPPVPRAEEDDIFVGDGVDYTVPGKDLTLSPISEDMEESPRDKEKVSYFAEPVYGPVQPTAGQEWQDISGYGEMHTQGLAAEYPGEWQDYQYAEQTGYQEPGMESYVAQPETDILQDPLLMSQEEKDRGLGSVFKRDDQRLQQLREKDAREKDPTFVSESYSECYPGYQEYNHEVVGSDEEADLSKMDMGGKAKGGLHRWDFETEEEWEKYNEQKEAMPKAAFQFGVKMQDGRKTKKQNRDQKLNNELNKINKIMTRKKMEKEGGDVASLDAYDSQTPKRSKH is encoded by the exons ATGAGTTCTTCGAAATCTAATTACAAGGAAAAGATAGCTGCTGCTCGTCGGAA GGAGGAGAAATCAGAAGAGTCGGATAGTCTAAAGTACAGAGACCGTGCCAAGGAACGAAGGGAGAATCAGAATCCTGATTACGATCCCTCCGAGCTCGGCTCTTTCCACGCCGTTGCTCCTCCCGGCGCTGTTGATATCCG TGCTGCCGATGCACTTAAGCTCTCTATAGAGAACAGCAAGTATCTTGGAG GTGATGTTGAGCATACGCATTTGGTTAAGGGGTTGGATTATGCTCTGCTGAACAAAGTAAGGAGCGAGATTGACAAGAAGCCTGACGCTGAAGATGATGGTGGTAGTGGGAAGGCTAG TGCGCCTAAGGAAGATCAACGAGTTACTTTCCGTACTGCAGCTGCAAAG TCGGTTTACCAGTGGATTGTCAAACCTCAAACTATCATCAAGTCTAATGAGCTCTTCCTTCCCGGCAGAATGACTTTTGTTTATGATATG GAGGGCGGCTATACCCATGACATTCCGACCACGTTATATCGGAGTAAAGCTGACTGTCCATTACCAGAC GAACTTGTGACAGTCAATGTTGATGGTTCTGTGCTTGATCGAATTGCTAAAATCATGACATACCTTCGCCTTGGATCCACGGGGAAAGTTCTCAAGAAGAAAAAGAAAGAAAAAGATGGTAAAG GAAAGACGTCAACTATTGCGCATGGATATGATGAAGACAATAATCAGTCTAAGATTGAGAATGGATCTAAGAACATTATTCAAAGGGAAGTTTTGCCTCCTCCTCCTCCGCCGCCATTACCGGCTGGGATCAACCATATGGATTTGAGTAACAAAGAAGAAGTACCCCCTGTTCCGAGGGCAGAGGAAGATGACATATTTGTTGGTGATGGCGTCGACTATACTGTTCCCGGTAAAGATTTGACGCTGAGTCCTATTTCTGAGGACATGGAAGAATCTCCCAGGGATAAGGAGAAAGTCTCTTATTTTGCTGAACCAGTGTATGGTCCAGTACAGCCAACTGCTGGTCAAGAATGGCAAGATATTAGTGGATATGGTGAAATGCATACTCAAGGACTGGCTGCGGAGTATCCGGGAGAGTGGCAGGATTACCAATACGCAGAGCAAACTGGGTATCAAGAGCCTGGAATGGAGAGTTACGTCGCCCAACCAGAAACGGATATTTTACAAGATCCTCTACTAATGTCTCAGGAAGAGAAAGATAGGGGTTTGGGATCAGTGTTCAAGCGTGATGACCAAAGGCTTCAACAGTTGAGGGAGAAAGACGCACGGGAGAAAGATCCAACTTTTGTATCCGAGAGTTATTCAGAGTGTTACCCGGGTTACCAAGAGTACAACCATGAGGTTGTCGGCAGCGATGAAGAAGCTGATTTGTCTAAAATGGACATGGGCGGAAAG GCAAAAGGGGGTTTACATCGATGGGATTTCGAGACTGAAGAGGAATGGGAAAAATATAATGAGCAGAAGGAAGCCATGCCAAAAGCAGCGTTCCAGTTTGGGGTAAAGATGCAAGACGGTAGAAAGACAAAGAAGCAGAACCGTGACCAGAAACTTAACAACGAGCTTAACAAGATCAATAAAATAATGACGAGAAAGAAGATGGAGAAGGAGGGTGGGGATGTTGCTTCTTTGGATGCCTACGATTCACAGACTCCCAAGAGATCCAAGCATTGA